A genomic window from Tolypothrix sp. PCC 7910 includes:
- a CDS encoding DUF937 domain-containing protein codes for MGLFDQILGAVANPNQQGSLGQLGSIISTVDQLSNSTGADASTIQSLLSVVGGQVRSALQEKQATEGNEAVQSVVNEFAGTSPNSAAVNSIFSPALQQQVAEFAAQRTGLDAGMIQQLLPQIVPVVLNFLQSGANTQGFQAGGNPVLSSFLDSDNDGDVDISDAIKMASRYMGR; via the coding sequence ATGGGACTTTTTGATCAAATTCTTGGTGCTGTCGCCAATCCTAATCAGCAAGGCAGTTTGGGACAATTGGGAAGTATTATTAGCACTGTAGATCAATTGAGTAATAGCACTGGTGCAGATGCTTCTACAATTCAATCACTGTTGTCGGTTGTAGGTGGTCAAGTGCGATCGGCTTTACAAGAAAAGCAAGCCACAGAAGGTAATGAAGCTGTGCAATCTGTAGTCAATGAATTTGCAGGGACTTCGCCTAATTCCGCAGCAGTTAATTCCATATTTTCTCCTGCGTTACAGCAACAAGTTGCGGAATTTGCTGCTCAACGCACTGGCTTGGATGCTGGGATGATTCAACAATTGCTACCCCAAATTGTGCCTGTGGTGCTGAACTTCTTACAATCTGGAGCCAACACCCAAGGTTTCCAAGCTGGGGGAAATCCAGTACTCAGCAGTTTCCTGGATTCTGATAATGATGGCGATGTCGATATTTCTGACGCTATCAAAATGGCTAGTCGTTATATGGGCAGATAA
- a CDS encoding co-chaperone YbbN — protein sequence MSKGVITVTDAEFETEVLTTDLPVLVYFWASWCGPCRLMSPLINLAATKYSDRLKVVKMEIDPNPLTVKQYQVEGVPALRLIKDNALLASSEGVIGKDKLLSFLDEHLNSN from the coding sequence ATGAGTAAGGGTGTAATCACCGTAACTGATGCTGAGTTTGAAACCGAAGTCTTAACAACCGATCTGCCAGTGTTGGTTTACTTTTGGGCTTCTTGGTGCGGGCCTTGTCGGCTAATGTCACCATTAATTAACTTAGCTGCTACCAAATACAGCGATCGCCTAAAAGTTGTCAAAATGGAAATTGACCCCAACCCACTTACTGTGAAGCAGTATCAGGTAGAAGGTGTACCAGCCTTAAGGCTTATTAAAGACAATGCACTTTTGGCATCCTCTGAGGGTGTCATTGGTAAAGACAAATTACTCAGTTTTTTAGATGAACATTTAAATAGTAATTAG
- a CDS encoding PspA/IM30 family protein, with amino-acid sequence MGLFDRIKRVVSANLNDLVNKAEDPEKMLEQAILEMQEDLVQLRQGVAQTIAAQKRTEKQYNDAQNEINKWQRNAQLALQKGDENLARQALERKKTYTETGTALKTSLDQQSVQVETLKRNLIQLESKISEAKTKKEMLKARITTAKAQEQLQGMVRGMNTSSAMAAFERMEEKVLIQEARAQSVGELAGTDLESQFAALEAGSDVDDELAALKAQMTLGPASSANQPALPPETPQPQSTQPKSNEVVDAELESLRKQLDQM; translated from the coding sequence ATGGGATTATTTGATCGGATTAAGCGAGTAGTCAGTGCCAATCTCAACGACCTGGTAAATAAAGCTGAAGATCCTGAAAAAATGCTGGAACAAGCCATCCTGGAAATGCAGGAAGACTTAGTACAGCTGCGTCAGGGTGTTGCTCAAACGATCGCGGCACAAAAACGCACTGAAAAACAGTACAATGATGCCCAAAATGAAATTAATAAATGGCAACGTAATGCCCAATTAGCCCTGCAAAAAGGTGATGAAAATCTAGCACGGCAAGCCTTAGAACGCAAAAAAACTTACACTGAGACTGGTACTGCTCTGAAAACTAGCTTAGATCAACAAAGCGTGCAAGTTGAAACCCTCAAGCGCAACCTCATCCAGCTAGAAAGCAAGATTTCTGAGGCTAAAACCAAGAAAGAAATGCTCAAAGCCCGGATTACCACCGCCAAAGCCCAAGAACAACTGCAAGGCATGGTACGGGGTATGAATACCAGCAGTGCAATGGCTGCTTTTGAGCGCATGGAAGAAAAAGTCTTAATACAAGAGGCTAGGGCGCAGTCAGTAGGAGAATTGGCTGGTACTGATTTAGAAAGCCAATTTGCCGCTTTAGAAGCGGGTAGTGATGTTGACGATGAATTAGCAGCCTTGAAAGCCCAAATGACTTTAGGCCCTGCTAGCTCAGCCAATCAACCCGCACTACCACCTGAAACACCCCAACCACAAAGCACACAGCCAAAATCTAATGAAGTGGTGGATGCTGAGTTAGAGTCTTTACGCAAGCAATTGGATCAGATGTAA
- a CDS encoding pentapeptide repeat-containing protein, which produces MKAEDLLSNYAAGTRDFTAVNLSEANLREANLSGAILDRAILDGANLSHANLSQTSLIEADLNGANLSDADLTGSNLTGAILDGAILDGAVLDSANLTQADLTVAKLIEANLNEAELHEATLVAANLDKADLSGADLTVADLSQANLAQADLNQANLNGANLEQANLEGTILDENG; this is translated from the coding sequence ATGAAAGCAGAAGACCTTCTTTCTAACTATGCCGCAGGCACAAGAGATTTTACTGCAGTCAACCTCAGCGAAGCCAATTTGAGAGAAGCCAATCTGAGTGGGGCAATTTTAGATAGAGCAATTTTAGATGGTGCGAATCTTAGCCATGCAAATTTAAGCCAAACTAGCCTGATTGAGGCAGATCTCAACGGTGCAAATTTGAGTGATGCTGACCTCACAGGGAGTAATCTCACTGGAGCTATCTTAGATGGCGCTATTTTAGATGGTGCTGTTTTAGATAGTGCTAATTTGACTCAGGCTGATTTAACTGTTGCCAAGCTAATTGAAGCTAATCTGAATGAGGCGGAGTTACATGAAGCAACTTTGGTAGCTGCAAATCTAGATAAAGCCGATTTAAGTGGCGCAGACTTAACCGTAGCTGACCTCAGCCAGGCGAATCTTGCTCAAGCAGACTTAAACCAAGCCAACTTAAACGGCGCAAATTTAGAGCAAGCTAATTTGGAAGGGACAATTTTGGATGAGAATGGTTGA
- a CDS encoding pentapeptide repeat-containing protein, which yields MTQSLKWSKIKNSLLPVLTRRSTIQGFCQILIAFVFTSTIFIGIPYWEPQTKNEKGELVCQQGKVEIENFICRLGNSKLLQQIQNFSVVFIAFLFILDTFERKKRAYREAWSLIDGSRESETSGARILALKELYEDKVSLKGLDAENADLMEINLQGAVLEKANLQGSLLQRSNLIKANLQESNLRQANLKEAKLQNANLRRAKLEEANLDKAELQGAILKGANMQRVLLENAQLQEADLSGADFRGADLWRANLSGANIENAIFVGAKNLNINQIQKAKNWQKAKYSKDFAPELGELFLREEVDDKLNIIESNKTILTDNLLLSLTKLFMMSEPNKHQQIIELQQKINTALELINNSPTLSTKDSIELESIISEVVTQWLKAKVSPKKEVEEELRKELQNLHDNREEGQKKVQRRKEFDILASEWLKPKYINLTDLGIRSFLNKYPEMHQLGGLLETQDKISQLAEDIGNCLNVVVESLSTHTQPVVADVIVLKMPQFIYLDVLNEIREEVIPKLVSSESGNLSYEALQRLQGYLFLLGIEIEKIKK from the coding sequence ATGACTCAATCATTAAAATGGTCAAAAATTAAAAATTCTCTGTTACCAGTGTTGACCAGAAGAAGCACTATTCAAGGATTTTGTCAAATACTGATTGCTTTTGTATTTACTTCTACTATATTCATTGGGATTCCTTATTGGGAACCACAAACAAAGAATGAAAAAGGAGAACTAGTTTGTCAGCAAGGAAAGGTAGAAATTGAAAATTTTATTTGTAGACTAGGTAATTCAAAATTATTGCAGCAAATTCAGAATTTTAGTGTAGTTTTTATTGCTTTCTTATTTATTTTAGATACATTTGAACGTAAAAAAAGGGCATATCGTGAGGCATGGAGCTTGATAGATGGTTCTAGAGAATCGGAGACAAGTGGAGCTAGAATTCTAGCACTTAAGGAACTATATGAAGATAAAGTTTCCTTAAAAGGTTTAGATGCAGAAAACGCAGATTTGATGGAGATTAACCTGCAAGGAGCTGTTCTAGAAAAAGCAAATCTTCAAGGTAGCTTACTCCAACGCAGTAACTTAATAAAAGCTAATCTTCAAGAGTCTAACCTAAGACAGGCTAATTTAAAAGAAGCAAAATTACAAAATGCAAATTTACGTCGAGCCAAGTTAGAAGAAGCTAACTTAGATAAAGCTGAGCTTCAGGGTGCAATACTTAAGGGAGCAAATATGCAAAGAGTACTTTTAGAAAATGCTCAACTGCAAGAAGCTGATTTATCAGGTGCGGATTTTCGAGGTGCCGATTTATGGAGAGCAAATCTCAGCGGTGCTAATATAGAAAATGCAATATTTGTGGGTGCTAAAAACTTGAATATCAATCAAATTCAAAAAGCTAAAAATTGGCAAAAAGCTAAATATTCAAAAGATTTTGCGCCTGAACTAGGTGAATTATTCCTTAGGGAAGAAGTTGATGATAAATTAAATATTATAGAATCAAACAAAACAATTTTAACAGATAATTTATTGCTATCATTAACAAAATTATTTATGATGTCCGAACCAAATAAACACCAACAAATAATAGAATTGCAACAAAAAATTAATACGGCACTTGAATTGATCAATAATAGTCCAACTTTATCAACAAAAGATAGCATTGAATTAGAATCAATTATCAGTGAAGTAGTTACACAATGGTTAAAGGCTAAAGTTTCTCCTAAAAAAGAAGTAGAAGAAGAACTAAGAAAGGAGTTACAGAATCTTCACGATAATAGAGAAGAGGGGCAAAAGAAAGTTCAAAGGCGAAAGGAATTTGATATCCTCGCCAGTGAATGGTTAAAACCTAAATACATCAATCTAACAGATTTAGGAATTAGAAGTTTTCTAAATAAGTATCCAGAGATGCATCAATTAGGAGGTTTGCTAGAAACACAGGATAAAATTTCTCAACTTGCTGAAGATATTGGTAACTGCTTAAATGTTGTAGTCGAAAGTCTGTCTACACATACGCAGCCCGTTGTTGCTGATGTAATTGTTTTGAAAATGCCTCAATTTATATATTTAGATGTGCTTAATGAAATTCGAGAAGAGGTGATTCCTAAATTGGTAAGTTCTGAATCAGGAAATTTATCTTATGAAGCATTGCAAAGATTGCAGGGATATTTATTTCTTTTAGGAATTGAGATTGAAAAAATAAAAAAATAA
- a CDS encoding PspA/IM30 family protein → MEVMKRILRVFRANLNSLIGSTEDPEQILEKTVLDMQENLMQLRRGVAQAIAIQKRTERQAAAAESTAEEWYRRAQLALQQGNETLAKEALTKRRVYQETAKALSNQRSEQNGVVDKLKQDMRTLELKISEAKTKKDMFIARARSAEASTKLQEMLNGVSSTSSLNAFERMEDKVLQIEAQSEAMVQLGGDDLQKKFASLESTNDIDAELAAMKVQVFDDANNTPSQQLPNNEKS, encoded by the coding sequence ATGGAAGTGATGAAGCGTATCCTGCGGGTGTTTCGCGCTAACCTCAATAGTTTGATCGGCAGTACGGAAGATCCAGAGCAGATTCTGGAAAAAACCGTCTTGGATATGCAAGAAAATTTAATGCAACTCCGGCGGGGAGTAGCACAAGCGATCGCAATCCAAAAACGTACCGAACGACAAGCTGCTGCGGCTGAGTCTACAGCAGAAGAATGGTATCGTCGCGCTCAACTGGCTCTACAACAAGGTAACGAAACCCTGGCAAAAGAAGCTCTCACTAAACGCCGAGTTTACCAAGAAACTGCCAAGGCTCTCTCTAATCAAAGATCTGAGCAAAATGGTGTGGTGGATAAACTCAAACAGGATATGCGGACGCTGGAATTAAAAATATCTGAAGCCAAAACCAAAAAAGATATGTTTATTGCCCGCGCCCGTTCCGCAGAAGCGTCCACAAAGCTCCAGGAAATGCTCAACGGAGTTTCCTCAACCAGCAGCCTCAATGCATTTGAGCGTATGGAAGACAAAGTTTTGCAAATAGAAGCCCAATCAGAAGCAATGGTGCAACTGGGTGGCGATGATCTGCAAAAGAAATTTGCTTCATTAGAATCTACCAATGATATTGATGCTGAACTAGCAGCAATGAAAGTGCAGGTTTTTGATGATGCAAATAACACACCATCACAACAGTTACCCAACAATGAAAAGTCATAA